A genome region from Arthrobacter sp. V1I9 includes the following:
- a CDS encoding YcnI family protein, with translation MNTSALRRTLQTAAVTGGAAALLLTAAGGASAHVGVTPDKTAANSYALLTFGIPHGCDTSGTTKVAITLPQELNDAQPTVNPNWTVEKVTEQLPEPKKLADGTSITKRTSQIVYTAKSPLAHELRDALVLSVKLPDAAGTTLYFPTLQSCETGQTDWSEIARDGQDPHSLEAPAPSVTITPAASTDGHGESAATSHTTESPATEQASATDSGADARSWAGLAAGVGGLVLGGAAFLRSGARRNAARSSDR, from the coding sequence ATGAACACCTCAGCTCTTCGCCGTACCCTTCAAACTGCCGCCGTCACCGGGGGCGCAGCTGCCCTGCTGCTCACGGCCGCGGGCGGAGCCTCGGCACATGTCGGTGTGACGCCGGACAAAACAGCCGCCAACTCCTACGCCCTGCTCACCTTCGGCATTCCGCACGGCTGTGACACCTCCGGCACCACGAAGGTTGCCATCACGCTGCCGCAGGAACTGAACGATGCACAGCCCACCGTCAACCCCAACTGGACGGTGGAGAAGGTTACCGAGCAGCTCCCCGAGCCGAAGAAACTCGCCGACGGAACGTCCATCACCAAGCGGACCAGCCAGATCGTCTACACGGCCAAATCACCACTGGCCCACGAACTGCGGGATGCACTGGTGCTCTCCGTAAAACTTCCTGATGCAGCCGGCACCACGTTGTACTTCCCCACCCTCCAGAGCTGCGAAACCGGGCAGACGGACTGGTCCGAGATCGCCAGGGACGGCCAGGACCCGCACTCGCTTGAGGCACCTGCGCCGTCGGTCACGATCACCCCAGCAGCCAGCACCGATGGACACGGCGAAAGCGCGGCAACATCGCACACCACCGAAAGCCCCGCCACAGAGCAGGCGTCCGCAACGGACAGTGGGGCGGATGCCCGCAGCTGGGCCGGACTGGCAGCGGGCGTCGGTGGCCTGGTGCTCGGTGGCGCGGCCTTCCTGCGCAGCGGTGCGCGCCGCAACGCGGCAAGGTCATCCGACAGGTAG
- a CDS encoding nitronate monooxygenase family protein, with translation MTAHPRPSTSAGRVTTLFGIDAPVVLGPFGGVSSVQLTAAVSDGGGLGSYGLYGYDGGAIRNTAAELHAATAKPFALNLWVPNGSETPALPQEEFDRYATALKPYFEELGIPLPDMPARYMPDYGEQVEAAMEARPAVVSFVFGVPAPAVVEEAHRRGIKVVGTATTVAEAVALEAGGVDAVVASGMESGGHRVSFLKPAEESLVGAFALVPQVADAVSIPVIAAGGIADRRGFAAAMALGAKAVQVGTAFLATRESAAVPAYRNILRSNAAAQTVLTRTLSGRLARGIPNRIIAELEEGGTVAPFPVQNWLTGRFRPEAAKRENTELMSLWAGQSAPLLRHETAAEVLAELLAGTH, from the coding sequence ATGACCGCCCACCCCCGCCCTTCCACCTCCGCCGGCAGGGTCACGACACTCTTCGGGATCGACGCTCCCGTGGTTCTTGGCCCCTTCGGCGGCGTCTCCTCCGTACAGCTCACCGCAGCAGTGAGCGACGGCGGCGGGCTGGGTTCCTACGGCCTGTACGGGTACGACGGCGGCGCCATCCGCAACACCGCCGCCGAGCTTCACGCCGCCACAGCGAAGCCCTTCGCCCTGAACCTCTGGGTGCCCAATGGCAGTGAAACACCAGCCCTGCCACAGGAAGAGTTCGACCGCTACGCGACCGCCCTGAAGCCGTACTTCGAGGAACTGGGCATTCCCCTGCCGGACATGCCCGCGCGGTACATGCCCGACTACGGCGAACAGGTGGAAGCGGCGATGGAGGCGCGCCCCGCCGTCGTGAGCTTTGTCTTCGGCGTGCCTGCTCCGGCCGTTGTGGAAGAAGCACACCGCCGCGGGATCAAGGTCGTGGGCACGGCCACCACCGTTGCAGAAGCTGTGGCGCTGGAGGCAGGCGGCGTCGATGCCGTGGTAGCCAGCGGAATGGAGTCCGGCGGCCACCGGGTGTCCTTCCTGAAGCCCGCGGAGGAGTCACTCGTCGGAGCGTTCGCCCTGGTCCCGCAGGTGGCCGATGCCGTTTCCATCCCCGTGATCGCGGCCGGTGGAATCGCAGACCGCCGCGGCTTCGCGGCAGCAATGGCTCTGGGAGCCAAGGCTGTGCAGGTGGGAACGGCGTTCCTGGCCACCAGGGAGTCAGCCGCCGTGCCCGCCTACCGGAACATCCTGCGCAGCAACGCAGCAGCACAGACGGTGCTGACCCGGACCCTGAGCGGCCGGCTGGCCCGCGGCATTCCCAACCGCATCATTGCCGAGCTTGAAGAGGGCGGCACAGTAGCCCCCTTCCCGGTACAGAACTGGCTGACGGGCCGGTTCCGGCCCGAGGCCGCCAAAAGGGAAAACACCGAACTTATGTCCCTGTGGGCCGGGCAATCCGCGCCGTTGCTGCGGCACGAAACCGCAGCGGAAGTCCTTGCCGAGTTGCTGGCGGGCACCCACTGA
- a CDS encoding DUF4383 domain-containing protein: MSSDGRTGGRTNIQKAALAVGAVFLLVGVLGFIPGITSNYETMGFAGHESEALLLGIFQVSILHNIVHLLFGAAGIAMARSAAQSRNYLLVGGAIYLVLWLYGLLIGHDTPANFVPVNAADNWLHFVLGLGMIGLGVALSRGNARAGRTTTAH, translated from the coding sequence ATGAGTTCCGACGGTCGCACCGGAGGCCGGACAAACATCCAAAAAGCTGCCCTTGCCGTGGGCGCAGTGTTCCTCCTGGTGGGCGTCCTGGGCTTCATTCCGGGCATCACCTCCAACTACGAAACCATGGGCTTCGCGGGGCATGAATCAGAGGCCCTGCTCCTGGGTATCTTCCAGGTGTCGATTCTGCACAACATCGTCCACCTGCTGTTTGGCGCAGCCGGCATCGCCATGGCCCGCAGCGCTGCGCAGTCCAGGAACTACCTGCTGGTGGGCGGCGCCATCTATCTGGTCCTCTGGCTCTACGGCCTGCTGATCGGGCATGACACGCCGGCTAACTTCGTCCCGGTAAACGCCGCGGATAACTGGCTGCACTTTGTCCTGGGACTCGGCATGATCGGACTGGGCGTGGCCCTTTCCCGCGGCAATGCACGCGCGGGACGCACCACCACCGCACACTAA
- a CDS encoding FtsK/SpoIIIE domain-containing protein, which produces MRVLIDLDGSRLECEVARAAPATTLTDLLEAAGGPRLASEEVVFVNEAEVRGSTPVSELVLLEGSRISRAPWQTPHRVQGWSVTLAGGHRAGTVVEVPRGREMLIGRSPHADLSLPTESASWDHFRLRREEDGVRVLDGGSTNGTLVNGELVAEDGILVTETATITAGGTVLLLRPSLDETPAPAPGSLHNLTPAATAPFNRPPRPGRAPAGDPLVPPSRKDVPPANKFSYITVLAPLVMAVAMVLILGDMRFAMFAMLSPVMAVGMWFEQKRRHVRGVKEEDERFASALEQFEQQMRTAGEAETARRHQIIPDPATVVRRPALPATSLWQRRADADDFLALHAGTGDVPWKPEVDRTAGSRLDEKVKDSLAAARLQAAPVLVDLTDAGVVGMVGPREGALALARSLVAQAAVHVGPADLTIGVFCDAGRADEWEWASWLPHTRQAGSSTGHRWMSAHRETSLAMLRTLKDTVQELPTPALLVVLDSEVLTEGRDAPARALLGMGRSLPGVHLNPQQRPARVAGIVLAASEEQLPASCTTIIRVGADSAATVDQPQDLTRVEDVILAGLDEDEALRCALRLARFDDPELNVPGASLPSLVRLPELLGYERPDSATIRHLWQSPTGVSTPIGTGENGPLTLDLVKDGPHGLVGGTTGSGKSEFLRSLVAGLAARNDPTRLNFILVDFKGGAAFKACERLPHTIGTISNLDEQLADRALRALEAEMERRQRVFAGAGEGIDNLNAYLATNPAEPMPRLLLVIDEFAMLAKDFPDVLKALVSVGAVGRTLGVHMILATQRPAGVVSDDILANTNLRVALRVQSREDSNNVIGVPAASAIGRAQMGRAFVKLGQDDITPVQTALVTGQAQAGGGAAVEVRDIIQFGVPAPAVAAPRPEAVDDNDLDLLIDAVVAANNEEGYAAPRQVWPEALGERVELEGFLPAQDSGHPGPRVHAAADPAALPLPVVGGVRGSSVLVTLVDEPDLQRQFAAGWDMSAGNLMLMGVAGSGTSTTLASIALTLARDADPAELDLMILDLGSRELEALERLPHTVAYVGTGAGAKEQQARFLRHLHTELESRRAAPGKHRHAVVLLDGLASLRDEFQDFEGQQLLALLYRAYADGPALGLSFAVSTTRAKAVPSAMNEVTLQRWLFRLADNYDYSSLGVRGRAIPAALPGRCVDPRTSLQMHVATPGIGLEAAVDRVRQSWAHVPGKTAAIRRLPSDVTMLDLGVEPQLEAEPWLIPVGMQEADLSPAFLEVYEGEHALVAGPARSGKSTLLLALAAALRGAPTAQGPAQVWGIYDRRSPLALADLDRVAVGADDVPALLASLRLERATVFLLIDDAERFEDADQSIAGVVASGQPGLCVIAAGRAADLRGLYSHWTKTIRKSRLGVLLQPDVNYDGELLGVVLPRKAPVAMTTGRGYIGAGGQMALIQSVSAES; this is translated from the coding sequence GTGCGTGTGCTGATCGACCTGGACGGGAGCCGCCTTGAATGCGAGGTGGCGCGCGCTGCACCGGCCACGACGCTGACGGACTTACTAGAGGCCGCCGGCGGGCCCCGCCTTGCGTCCGAAGAGGTGGTGTTCGTGAACGAGGCCGAGGTACGGGGTTCAACCCCTGTCTCGGAGCTGGTCCTCCTGGAAGGCAGTCGCATCTCGCGGGCGCCGTGGCAAACGCCGCACCGCGTACAGGGCTGGAGCGTGACCCTTGCCGGCGGCCATCGCGCCGGAACCGTCGTTGAGGTCCCGCGGGGACGCGAGATGCTCATCGGCCGGTCGCCCCACGCCGATCTCAGCCTTCCCACGGAGAGCGCGTCCTGGGACCATTTCCGCCTGCGCCGGGAGGAAGACGGGGTACGCGTGCTGGATGGCGGATCTACGAACGGCACCCTCGTCAACGGCGAATTGGTGGCAGAAGACGGAATCCTGGTCACCGAAACGGCCACCATCACGGCGGGCGGCACCGTGCTCCTCCTGCGCCCGTCACTGGATGAGACGCCCGCCCCGGCCCCTGGCAGCCTGCACAATCTGACACCGGCGGCAACTGCGCCCTTTAACCGGCCGCCCCGTCCCGGCCGGGCCCCGGCAGGCGACCCACTGGTCCCGCCAAGCCGCAAGGACGTTCCGCCGGCCAACAAGTTCAGCTACATCACTGTGCTGGCGCCCCTCGTTATGGCCGTGGCCATGGTGCTGATCCTCGGAGATATGCGCTTCGCGATGTTCGCCATGCTCAGCCCGGTGATGGCCGTGGGCATGTGGTTTGAACAAAAGCGGCGTCATGTTCGGGGCGTCAAGGAAGAGGACGAGCGCTTCGCCTCGGCGCTCGAGCAATTTGAACAGCAAATGCGCACGGCCGGCGAGGCGGAAACCGCCCGGCGGCATCAGATCATTCCCGACCCAGCCACCGTAGTGCGCCGTCCGGCCCTCCCCGCTACCTCCCTGTGGCAGCGCCGCGCCGACGCGGACGACTTCCTTGCCCTGCATGCCGGCACAGGCGACGTCCCCTGGAAGCCGGAGGTGGACCGCACGGCAGGATCACGGCTGGATGAAAAGGTGAAGGACTCCCTCGCGGCCGCGCGCCTGCAGGCTGCGCCCGTGCTGGTGGACCTCACTGATGCTGGTGTGGTGGGAATGGTGGGCCCCCGGGAGGGAGCCTTGGCCCTCGCGCGATCCCTTGTTGCCCAGGCAGCGGTGCACGTTGGCCCGGCGGACCTGACGATCGGCGTTTTCTGCGACGCGGGCCGCGCCGACGAGTGGGAGTGGGCTTCGTGGCTTCCGCACACGCGCCAAGCCGGCAGCAGCACGGGCCACCGATGGATGTCCGCGCACCGCGAGACCAGCCTCGCCATGCTGCGCACACTCAAGGACACCGTCCAGGAACTGCCCACTCCGGCGCTTCTGGTGGTCCTTGACTCCGAAGTGCTCACCGAGGGCAGGGATGCCCCGGCGCGCGCGTTGCTAGGGATGGGCCGCTCTTTGCCCGGGGTCCATCTGAACCCGCAGCAGCGCCCGGCACGGGTGGCAGGCATCGTCCTCGCTGCCTCCGAAGAACAGCTGCCCGCTTCCTGCACCACCATCATCAGGGTGGGAGCGGATTCCGCGGCCACGGTGGACCAGCCGCAGGACCTGACCCGTGTGGAGGATGTCATCCTGGCAGGCCTTGATGAGGACGAGGCCCTGCGCTGCGCCCTCCGCCTGGCGCGCTTCGATGATCCGGAGCTGAACGTGCCCGGCGCCTCGCTGCCCTCTCTCGTACGGTTGCCCGAACTCCTTGGCTACGAACGCCCTGACTCAGCCACCATCCGCCACCTGTGGCAGTCCCCCACGGGGGTTTCCACACCTATCGGCACAGGGGAAAACGGGCCGCTGACCCTGGACCTGGTCAAAGACGGCCCACACGGCCTCGTCGGCGGCACAACGGGTTCCGGCAAGTCCGAGTTCCTCCGCTCGCTCGTTGCCGGCCTCGCTGCGCGCAACGACCCCACCCGCCTGAATTTCATCCTCGTTGACTTCAAAGGCGGGGCGGCGTTCAAGGCGTGCGAACGCCTTCCGCACACCATCGGCACGATCTCCAACCTGGACGAGCAACTCGCCGATCGCGCCCTCCGCGCCCTGGAGGCAGAGATGGAGCGCCGCCAGCGGGTTTTTGCAGGAGCCGGCGAAGGCATCGACAACCTGAACGCCTATTTGGCCACAAACCCGGCCGAGCCCATGCCCCGGCTGCTGCTTGTGATCGACGAGTTTGCCATGCTGGCAAAGGATTTCCCGGACGTCCTCAAGGCCCTGGTGAGCGTGGGCGCAGTGGGCCGGACGCTAGGGGTGCACATGATCCTGGCGACGCAGCGGCCGGCGGGCGTCGTCAGTGACGACATCCTCGCGAACACGAACCTTCGGGTGGCGCTCCGTGTGCAAAGCCGGGAGGACTCCAACAACGTCATCGGCGTGCCTGCCGCATCGGCGATTGGCAGGGCCCAGATGGGCCGGGCCTTTGTGAAACTGGGCCAGGACGACATCACGCCCGTGCAGACTGCCCTGGTGACCGGACAGGCGCAGGCGGGCGGGGGTGCCGCCGTCGAGGTGCGGGATATTATCCAGTTCGGCGTCCCCGCCCCCGCGGTGGCTGCGCCGCGGCCTGAGGCTGTGGATGACAACGACCTGGACCTCCTCATCGACGCGGTGGTGGCCGCCAACAACGAGGAGGGGTACGCCGCTCCTCGTCAGGTTTGGCCAGAGGCCCTGGGCGAACGGGTGGAGCTGGAGGGTTTCCTTCCGGCCCAGGACAGCGGCCACCCCGGGCCTCGGGTCCATGCTGCCGCCGATCCTGCAGCACTGCCCCTGCCGGTGGTGGGCGGCGTCCGGGGTTCCTCCGTCCTTGTGACCCTCGTGGACGAACCCGATCTGCAGCGCCAGTTCGCCGCGGGGTGGGATATGTCCGCGGGAAACCTGATGCTTATGGGCGTGGCAGGCTCAGGAACGAGCACCACGCTGGCCTCGATTGCCTTGACCTTGGCGAGGGACGCCGATCCGGCCGAGCTGGACCTGATGATCCTCGACCTGGGCTCGCGTGAGCTTGAGGCGCTGGAACGCCTGCCCCACACGGTCGCCTACGTGGGGACCGGTGCCGGCGCCAAGGAGCAGCAGGCCCGCTTCCTGCGCCACCTGCATACCGAACTGGAGAGCCGCCGCGCTGCACCGGGCAAGCACCGCCACGCCGTGGTGCTGCTGGACGGCCTTGCCTCCCTGCGGGACGAGTTCCAGGACTTCGAAGGGCAGCAACTGCTGGCCCTCCTGTACCGCGCCTACGCTGACGGCCCGGCTCTGGGCCTGTCCTTCGCCGTTTCCACCACACGCGCCAAAGCTGTGCCGTCAGCCATGAATGAGGTGACGCTGCAGCGGTGGCTTTTCCGGCTGGCCGACAACTACGACTATTCCTCGCTCGGCGTCCGGGGCAGGGCAATTCCCGCCGCGCTTCCGGGACGCTGCGTGGATCCGCGCACCTCGCTCCAGATGCACGTGGCCACGCCCGGTATCGGGTTAGAGGCAGCGGTGGACCGGGTGCGGCAGAGCTGGGCACATGTTCCGGGAAAGACCGCCGCGATCCGGCGCCTGCCTTCCGACGTCACCATGCTGGACCTGGGCGTGGAACCCCAACTGGAGGCAGAGCCCTGGCTTATCCCCGTTGGCATGCAGGAGGCGGACCTCTCCCCGGCGTTCCTGGAAGTTTACGAGGGTGAGCACGCGCTGGTCGCCGGGCCGGCCCGTTCGGGGAAGTCAACACTGCTGCTGGCCCTGGCCGCGGCCCTGCGCGGCGCGCCCACTGCCCAGGGACCGGCCCAGGTATGGGGCATCTACGACCGCCGCTCGCCCCTGGCTCTCGCGGATCTCGACCGCGTGGCAGTCGGCGCAGACGACGTGCCGGCCCTGCTGGCCTCCCTGCGGCTGGAGCGCGCTACGGTGTTCCTGCTGATCGACGACGCCGAGCGCTTCGAGGACGCCGATCAATCGATTGCGGGGGTGGTGGCATCCGGGCAGCCGGGGCTGTGCGTCATCGCGGCGGGGCGTGCTGCGGACCTGCGCGGGCTGTACAGTCACTGGACCAAGACGATCCGCAAGTCGCGCCTGGGCGTGCTGCTTCAACCGGACGTAAATTACGACGGGGAGTTGCTCGGCGTCGTCCTCCCGCGCAAGGCACCCGTGGCGATGACCACCGGCCGCGGCTACATCGGGGCCGGCGGACAGATGGCGCTGATCCAGTCGGTCAGCGCCGAGAGCTGA
- a CDS encoding ABC transporter substrate-binding protein, whose protein sequence is MIPRSRLFILVTAGAAVVVAAAVALAMTLIRPTAAPRPDPVAATVPVALSADGVPKDFSIGVVLTLGQSGEPGSEYNRAAQGAVVAAERFAQGGITVALSAQNDRGTEEGARAAVQALAEQGASGVIVASTGPQARAAAKTAGELGLPAILPYAEPAEPAPATWTMWPARASVEAALRTTLEGKKRVLLVNDGGQTPSVQISQTISRKAFEDVMGLAREAAIQTGDQLRPPAEDAPAGAASTTVAEAADAVIVSAATPQRLARLVQALQSRNVSVPLVLPDGATAPAFTSTLAEVDGTASGQLVSYSPTGGDAAALQQDAQGRGMSAFLSAVRLASSNSEITNLTGDAPFSADAWAVDTGSHDAVVALVKAAALAGTGDPARVGAALGTMSFGPGEGIAGPALDFSRSAALKAAAVPVYASSQDLGLRPADENAPRLVWVPAPPAGP, encoded by the coding sequence ATGATCCCCCGCAGCAGGCTCTTCATCCTGGTCACCGCGGGGGCGGCTGTAGTCGTCGCGGCTGCGGTCGCCCTGGCGATGACGTTGATTCGCCCCACGGCGGCCCCCCGCCCCGACCCCGTGGCCGCCACAGTTCCCGTGGCATTGTCCGCTGACGGCGTGCCGAAGGACTTCTCCATCGGCGTCGTCCTGACGCTCGGCCAGTCCGGCGAGCCCGGCTCCGAATACAACCGGGCGGCGCAGGGTGCTGTCGTTGCCGCAGAACGCTTCGCCCAGGGCGGCATTACCGTCGCCCTTTCGGCCCAAAACGACCGTGGTACGGAGGAAGGTGCCCGCGCCGCCGTCCAAGCGCTGGCGGAACAGGGAGCGTCCGGTGTCATCGTGGCGAGCACGGGACCGCAGGCCAGGGCCGCAGCCAAGACCGCAGGAGAGCTGGGCCTCCCGGCGATCCTGCCCTACGCCGAACCGGCCGAGCCCGCGCCGGCCACTTGGACCATGTGGCCGGCGCGGGCATCCGTCGAGGCCGCCCTTCGAACCACGCTGGAGGGCAAGAAACGGGTGCTGCTCGTCAACGACGGCGGCCAAACCCCATCGGTGCAGATCTCCCAAACGATTAGCCGCAAAGCGTTCGAAGACGTAATGGGCCTGGCCCGGGAAGCCGCAATCCAAACGGGAGACCAGCTGCGCCCGCCTGCCGAAGACGCTCCCGCAGGCGCCGCGTCCACAACGGTCGCCGAAGCGGCCGACGCCGTGATCGTCTCCGCCGCCACCCCGCAGCGGCTGGCCCGGCTGGTCCAAGCCCTGCAGTCCCGCAATGTGTCTGTTCCCCTGGTCCTGCCGGACGGGGCAACCGCCCCCGCTTTCACGTCCACTCTCGCCGAAGTCGACGGCACCGCTTCCGGCCAGCTGGTCAGCTATTCCCCTACAGGGGGCGATGCCGCTGCGCTCCAGCAGGACGCCCAGGGGCGCGGAATGTCCGCTTTCCTGTCCGCCGTCCGCCTGGCGTCCAGCAATTCCGAGATCACTAACCTGACGGGCGACGCTCCCTTCTCGGCTGACGCCTGGGCAGTGGACACAGGCAGCCACGACGCCGTCGTCGCCCTTGTAAAGGCGGCGGCGCTGGCCGGAACCGGCGATCCCGCCAGGGTCGGGGCGGCGCTGGGCACCATGTCGTTTGGCCCAGGCGAGGGAATCGCAGGGCCCGCCCTGGACTTCTCCCGCTCTGCAGCACTCAAGGCCGCGGCAGTACCGGTCTATGCTTCATCCCAGGACTTGGGCCTCCGCCCGGCGGACGAGAACGCTCCGCGGCTCGTTTGGGTGCCGGCGCCCCCGGCCGGCCCCTGA
- a CDS encoding DUF4232 domain-containing protein, with protein sequence MRSQRISHGLVITTAAAAAALMLSGCGPSQPQTQATTVPDTRSASPDATSASPAAPATPAETPSAAAPATPKSGAPATANTGGPGLCKAAGLSAATDASGGGAAGSVYMKLNLTNTGSEACVLRGFAGVSLAADAAGAPIGAPAIRDEATAPADVLLAPGQTGSAVLRYTQAGNYPDCTMVDAAGYRIYPPEDRASLFLPQPTKACSNADITLLTIGAFQPA encoded by the coding sequence ATGAGGTCTCAGCGAATATCACACGGGTTGGTTATAACGACGGCGGCCGCTGCGGCTGCCCTGATGCTCAGCGGTTGCGGCCCCAGCCAGCCGCAAACGCAGGCGACCACGGTGCCGGATACCAGGTCTGCCAGCCCCGACGCGACGTCCGCCTCGCCGGCGGCGCCAGCGACGCCGGCGGAAACGCCATCTGCAGCGGCTCCGGCTACGCCCAAGAGCGGGGCGCCGGCCACGGCGAATACTGGGGGCCCCGGCCTCTGCAAGGCGGCGGGCCTCTCGGCCGCAACGGACGCGTCAGGCGGCGGAGCAGCGGGCAGCGTCTACATGAAGCTCAACCTCACCAACACGGGCTCTGAAGCCTGTGTCCTGCGGGGCTTTGCCGGAGTATCCCTCGCCGCTGATGCTGCAGGCGCCCCCATTGGCGCGCCGGCCATCCGCGACGAAGCCACTGCACCCGCCGACGTCCTGCTCGCACCCGGCCAGACAGGCTCGGCAGTCCTGCGCTACACGCAGGCCGGGAACTACCCCGACTGCACCATGGTGGATGCCGCCGGCTACCGGATATACCCACCGGAGGACAGAGCCTCCCTGTTCCTTCCCCAGCCGACGAAGGCCTGCAGCAACGCTGATATCACGCTGCTGACCATTGGGGCTTTCCAGCCCGCGTAG
- a CDS encoding serine/threonine-protein kinase has product MQFAQTGQALGASYRFGERVGSGAVGEVWTVTSADGRTLAAKVLRPEHADDPSLVERFVRERSVLLGLQDPRIVTVRDMVVEGPRLAIVMDYVAGGSLRDAVKEAGPLRPADALSLAAEVFDALAFAHSRGVTHRDIKPDNVLLARPWPDCGPGDVRVSDFGVSDVVGERIRQTTGLIGTPQYMPPELISQGRSGPEGDVYSAGVLLYELLAGRTPFAGPGTDFSVAYRHVSSRPPRIPVDDPVWNILDVLLSKDPARRPAAPDAASTLRRLVPRVAGSAPLPREEGPEDFDDVERPATVVRGAAFTDSDPAALASAPPGEEDVAVPNLGEAGSATIARPLPRRDVRSKADARPEEMDATPFWRTRKALLLAGTAALLLVAMVVGFVVLAPPSQQASHGGGGSQLSSQLQDTPLPTGLTISRGASYDPSSGLVRLTVAYAAQKAPLSGEFLEVIPGLSEGDACPAVTWEGTSVSRNQASITGLDVECGWKLAGMQVPAGGSVQVTAEVPVAPSDQRALDGWLRAGSEATAAATQDAAVKSTSYPVQRLKGVEIRTPARVVTPSPLKITLVPVWASGVDELNPLYMSPASGKPSQMLTAVTGGEKGLRFSDGCGGALAVDSSGLTVTALQITPQCTVRASVGNFTELQSPAFGITSRENSNE; this is encoded by the coding sequence ATGCAATTCGCACAAACTGGCCAGGCGCTCGGCGCGTCCTACCGCTTCGGCGAGCGGGTGGGTTCCGGCGCCGTCGGCGAAGTGTGGACCGTGACGTCAGCCGATGGCCGGACATTGGCCGCGAAGGTCCTGCGCCCGGAACACGCCGACGATCCCTCGCTGGTTGAACGGTTCGTCCGGGAACGTTCCGTGCTGCTGGGGTTGCAGGACCCGCGCATCGTCACGGTGCGGGACATGGTGGTGGAGGGTCCGCGGCTGGCCATCGTTATGGACTACGTTGCCGGCGGCTCACTGCGTGACGCAGTGAAGGAGGCGGGCCCGCTGCGTCCCGCGGACGCGCTCAGCCTCGCCGCCGAAGTGTTCGATGCGCTCGCTTTCGCCCACTCGCGGGGCGTTACGCATCGCGACATCAAGCCGGACAATGTGCTCCTCGCCCGGCCCTGGCCAGACTGCGGCCCAGGCGACGTCCGGGTCTCCGACTTCGGCGTTTCCGACGTGGTGGGCGAGAGAATACGCCAGACGACAGGCCTCATCGGTACCCCGCAGTACATGCCTCCGGAGCTCATCAGCCAGGGCAGGTCCGGTCCGGAGGGCGATGTGTATTCCGCAGGAGTCCTGCTCTACGAACTGCTTGCGGGGCGGACACCTTTTGCCGGGCCGGGGACGGACTTCAGCGTCGCCTACCGCCATGTTTCCTCCCGCCCGCCGAGGATTCCTGTGGACGACCCGGTATGGAACATTCTCGATGTCCTGCTGTCCAAAGACCCGGCCCGGCGCCCGGCGGCCCCTGATGCAGCATCGACCCTCCGTCGCCTCGTTCCCCGCGTTGCCGGCAGCGCACCGCTTCCCCGGGAGGAAGGTCCGGAGGACTTCGACGACGTCGAACGCCCCGCCACAGTGGTCCGCGGGGCTGCGTTTACTGATTCTGACCCCGCAGCCCTGGCGTCCGCCCCGCCGGGGGAGGAGGACGTGGCGGTTCCCAACCTTGGTGAGGCCGGCAGCGCCACCATTGCGCGTCCGCTCCCGCGCCGGGACGTGCGCTCGAAGGCGGACGCCCGGCCCGAGGAGATGGACGCCACACCGTTCTGGCGCACGCGCAAAGCACTGCTGCTGGCCGGCACCGCGGCACTTCTCCTTGTTGCCATGGTCGTGGGGTTCGTTGTCCTTGCTCCACCCAGCCAGCAGGCGTCGCACGGTGGCGGCGGCTCCCAACTGTCCTCGCAGTTGCAGGACACACCGCTTCCCACGGGCCTCACGATCTCGCGGGGCGCCTCCTATGACCCGTCGTCCGGCCTGGTCCGCCTGACGGTCGCGTATGCCGCGCAAAAGGCGCCGTTGTCCGGCGAGTTCCTTGAGGTGATCCCGGGCTTGTCCGAGGGGGACGCTTGCCCGGCCGTCACATGGGAGGGGACGTCGGTAAGCCGCAACCAGGCTTCCATTACCGGCCTTGACGTCGAATGCGGGTGGAAGCTCGCGGGGATGCAGGTCCCGGCTGGAGGGTCTGTCCAGGTGACGGCCGAGGTGCCGGTGGCGCCCTCAGACCAGAGAGCACTGGACGGCTGGCTGCGGGCCGGGTCTGAGGCCACGGCTGCCGCTACCCAGGACGCAGCAGTCAAAAGCACGTCTTACCCCGTCCAGCGCCTGAAGGGGGTGGAGATACGAACTCCGGCCCGTGTGGTGACGCCGAGTCCCCTGAAGATCACCCTGGTGCCGGTGTGGGCCAGCGGCGTTGATGAGCTGAATCCGCTTTACATGAGTCCCGCCTCCGGCAAACCCTCACAGATGCTCACGGCAGTGACCGGCGGTGAGAAAGGGTTACGGTTCTCGGATGGGTGCGGCGGGGCGCTGGCCGTGGACAGTTCCGGCCTTACCGTGACGGCCCTGCAAATTACGCCACAGTGCACCGTGCGCGCCAGCGTTGGAAACTTCACCGAGCTGCAGTCCCCAGCCTTCGGCATCACCTCGCGGGAGAACTCCAACGAATAA